GTGCTCATGTGGCCGTGTGTGTGCTCATGTGGCCGTGTATGTGCTCATGTGGCCGTGTATGTGCTCATGTGGCCGTGTGTGTGCTCATGTGGCCGTGTATGTGCTCATGTGGCCGTGTGTGTGCTCATGTGGCCGTGTATGTGCTCATGTGGCCATGTATGTGCTCATGCGGCCGTGTGTGTGCTCATGTGGCCGTGTATGTGCTCATGTGGCCGTGTATATGCTCATGAGCATGAGGACTGTGCTCACGTGGCCGTGTATGTGCTCATGTGGCCGTGTATGTGCTCATGCGGCCGTGTGTGTGCTCATGTGGCCGTGTATGTGCTCACTTAGCCGTGTATGTGCTCATGTGGCCGTATATATGCTCATGTGGCCGTATATGTGCTCACGTGACCGTGTATGTGCTCACGTGGCCGTGTGTGTGCTCATGTGGCCGTATATGTGCTCACGTGGCCACACCGTCTACCTATATTCACATTTCTGTAACCGGAGCCACAACACGGGCGGCCAATATGCCACACAACTACACCTCACTCCACACTTTACACAGCCATCCCCGGCGGCCAATATGCCACACAACTACACCTCACTCCACACTTTACACAGCCATCCCCGGCGGCCAATATGCCACACAACTACACCTCACTCCACACTTTACACAGCCATCCCCGGCGGCCAAATTTGACAGCACTGaaacacgaactctaatcaatctGACGCTTGTCTGATATCAGTTACCCAGCCGTATCGTCGCCGTGTGAAACTATTGCAATGATATTTTCCCCCCTCGTACGGGGTTGAATCCTCCTTGTCTGGAAGCGTGTATAAGGATGCATTAAACGGACGAAGGataaaggcactacgggctcaccatagcccgtgctacttggaactttgatccaggtagcgaatctttaacaacaacaatggaCGAAGGAtacagggatttttttttttttttagatttagggAATGAATCTTGACTTGGTGACTCAGGCCGTCCTCTCGAGCGCTCACGATGTTGCCTGGACCTAAATGTCACCTCTGTGTTCGGAAAAAAATGATTCCCACTGACATTTGTCCAATTATCTTTGTCATAGCCTCAGATAAGGACAACATTGGCAGCGCGGAGAAATTTAGCCGTTATTGATGTGTTGATAATGTTGAATTGAAATGTGTTCTAACCGCCCCTAATTCAGAAATCTTGTCTCCTTGTAGCTTTAATACATTTTGAGTTATCAATACGTTGTGGGGGAACTCTTGCCGGTAGAGGCTATGATTCATGCCTCCGTCCTTACACTCACACAAGAGCACTGAGAGCACAGGTGACATAATGGTGAAACaggggagagagaatgagagccAAACAACCAGAACAAGAGCCGAGAGTGtgccagaggtgaggggggaaaaAGAGTCAAGGGTGAGAAAAAGTAGAAGAGACGTGAGGCAAAGAGTGCCTGGAGTGAAAGAAAGAGTGCCTGGAGTGAAAGAAAGAGTGCCTGGAGTGAAAGAAAGAGTGCCTGGAGTGAAAGAAAGAGTGCCTGGAGTGAAAGAAAGAGTGCCTGGAGTGAAAGAAAGAGTGCCTGGAGTGAAAGAAAGAGTGCCTGGAGTGAAAGAAAGAGTGCCTGGAGTGAAAGAAAGAGTGCCTGGAGTGAAAGAAAGAGTGCCTGGAGTGAGAAAAAAGTGAACCGTATAAAAGAAAGCGTGCCAAGGGTGAGGTATGAGGAAGAACCAGAGGTGAGAGAAAGAGAACGGTGAGGTAAAGAGTGGAATAGATGAGATAAAAGAGAGaaccagggagagagagagagatatacgaCACTTAGTGTGTAGAGAAAAAGAGAGATCCAGGGGTGGGATAATGGGTCCATTTGATGATGAAGTAAAGCAATATAAATTGATAGGAGCTAAAGAGCTGGTGAGAAGGGGAATGCTGCACAGAAATCTATTTTCCAGTAGGGGCTCAGGCCGAAAATAATTTCAGGAGGAGGATATAGGGCAgatgagagggaggaagaggagacggagaggggggagagaagattgaggggggagagaagattgggggaaggggagaggaaaTGGGGtaaagggaggaggaggggttaAGCAGGATTCTTTCGAGGGAATTTTTTCTACCGGAAATTCGTTTAGGAAGTGAGGTGTTGGGAGGTAATCTCCTTCAGGACGGAGGAAGAGCAGATGTTTACAGGAGGTGTAAATGTGGTGTAGATGTTTATAGGTCTAAATGTGGAGCATATGTTTACAAGAGGTCTTAATGTGGCGATGTTTACAAGAGATCTTGTAATACATGTGTTTATAAGAGGCTTTAAGGTGGAACAGATGTGCAACAAGAGGTCCTAATGTGGTGTTGTTTACAAGCGAGCTTAACTGCACAGAGCCTGTCTTGCCGCATCTTAAAACGTTAATTACGATCCGTACTCTATCACTATCGCACTGTGATATGCGTTATCAGCTCTAGCCCTTCCTAGTACTATAGCACCAGGGAGCTCCAGAGCtggtagcacacacacacacagcgtgtgtgtgtttttcaaagcgttatatgacaaagagtgctgggaagacgggacaccacgagcgtagctctcatcctgtaactacacttaggtaattacagctgTTAAGAGGATCCAGCTCCGTATACCAACAGATAATTACTCTTAACTCTCGCATTAATATTTTCAGAGTATGTTTTCCTATGTCAAATCATCAAAATTTTAAAGTTACAAAGAAATCTGTCAAAGGTCAGAATGTCTGAGTCAGAGTTGTTATCAAACACGAACTATACGAACAAAATATCCCACAAACACTATCACTACACGAACGTGTAGCGTCTACTCAAAACCTGTCTACTGTCAAAAAGTCTGTCAAAACCTGTCAAAAAGCTGAAAAAAACCTGTCTACTGTcaaaaaactgaaaaaaaacctGTCTACTGTcaaaaaactgaaaaaaaacctGTCTACTGTcaaaaaactgaaaaaaaacctGTCTACTGTCAAAAAACTTAAAAAGACTGTCTACTGTCAAAAAAACTGTCAAAAAGTACTACCCAAAACCTGTCTACTCTTTATTCCGAACTAGACGACCTCAAGATAGATATTTCCATTGTTTTTTCTTTCCCCTCCCTTGATTATTTTTTTCTAAACATAGCTACAGTGAATTATTTCTCCACATTACATTATCTCCCCTAAAGAAAGTGATGTCCGCCATTTGCGGTCGAATTACCCGCATTATGCGAGGCCTTCCCAGTGTCCACACTTCTTGGCTGCCAAGTGCTGCTGACTAATTAATCTACAAGTTTTTCCTTTTGTGATAATTGTTTTGGTGAGATAGACCAGGAGACCTTGAACTGAGAGGgagtaggagggagggggggttgtgagggagggaggagggggtgttgtgagggaggagggggtgttgtgagggaggggggggggttgtgagggaggagggggggggttgtgagggagaggggatgtaagggaggagggagggggggggaagtgacggaggaggggagggggggttgtgagggaggATTTATCTGTGAGGTTCTGAactagggggggaagggggggagagggtgttATTGTATTCAGGACGCTGAAATTGTAGTCCGTAACTTGGGAACTTGAAACAGGGGTctaagattgattgattaagattaaagcTACCCCcccaaaaagtggcacgggcatgaatagcccgtaaaggggtctaagttgttgttgttgttgttttagatttagctactcggaacgaaatgtccatgtagcaagggctatggtgagcccgtaattgagttcggttattcgcgataatcgcgcttcatgcaggtcggcgttcaattcccgaccgtccaattggttgggcaccatttcttccccccccccttcctcttcctcccctccgtcccattcccatatccttatcctgacccttcccagcgctatatagtcgtaatggcttggcgcttttcccctgatggTTCCTTTTCCCTTCGCActtattttagtgttgtgttttaATAACGTCATCCTGGTGGCGGATATTGGTGCacaatgttcactagtgtgtcccattcttcaactgtttTTTTTTACCCTTTGTAGTCCCTGTTggttgaatgttgagtttgatgcgcagggcttcagttgcttcacattccagtgagTAATGTAATAGCGGCATttctgcatctgttccacagatatgacactctttttaACTATGTTGCTAATTtaggggctatcttgaggttatcttgagatgatttcggggctttttagtgtccccgcgacccggtcctcgaccaggcctccaccaccaggaagcagcccgtgacagctgactaattccctggtacctatttactgctaggtaacaggggcatcagggtgaaagaaactctgcccattgtttttcgccagcacctgggatcgaacccgggaccacagaatcacgcgtCCAGTCGTGGGATCGGGGCGACGAcagtcgtgggatcggatgcgcccctttTCAACTATTGGGTTtagtacctcccagcagcacttgtagccaagtctgagtctgtgtatggctactgcaatgtctctggatatctttttgccaggcttgaaagagaagTACCCGgtggcttgttcataccatatcgcagtggatcttccttccgctactttggctctgtggcgacttttgattgtTGGGagaattttcttcttgatttgctccttaatctgtgagaaacttggaggtatttttaCCTTTACAACAGTTAAAGCAGTGGCAGTTGTTGTtaatgagtctgccttttcattaccatctatgctaatgtgacttggtatccaatttagggtgattgacagccctagattgtgggcttcttttcctatatgtaggatttctgtgaggagttgtatattatctctgtgttggctggataacaatgcctggagcgaagatttagagtcggtatgaatgatgacatcatgtaaattattcttaaTTGTATAAtctatggcctccttcagggcatataattctgtttgcaatgttgagcacccactgtcCATGCTCCAGTAaacttcatggttgttagtgtaaactgctgccccagtagtctctctttcttgatcaactgatccgtctgtgaagatgtgagtggttgtaggtcttgagatggtttccatttcttGTTCTATTATTGCATTGAGTCTCTGCGAGTCCCAAACTGATTTTTCTAACCGGCAATCCTTCAATTGTTATCTTTAGACTTGATTCTTCCCATGGATgaagctgccgaaagtgttgatatggtctatcttctcctTTACCTCTAATGGTCTGTTTCCAGTCCactttctctaaaatcttgattagattatccgtccatgtacttgttctatattgaaggtttctacGAAGCGATCTGTGTGTGATTGACACACAGACCCCCCATATCTGTGGTTGACAGTCTGGGGGTGTaaattgttgtttaagattcagctactcagaacgaaatgtccatgtagcacgggctatggtgagcccgtaatagggTCTAAGACTGGAGCTCTAACTTGCTGTGGGGATCAGGAGAGGTGCTCATCAGGGACGGGAGTCATGGATTAGAGGCCATTAGCTCTAAACTGTAGGTAAGCTAATGACGGACTCCGCCCTCTCCCTTCATAGGTGTAATCTAGTCTCCCTGAATGAGAAGTTCTCAAAGCGTGATATTTATTTCATGTTTCCTTTGCTAGAGATAACTACGAAGAACCTGGAAGGTTCCAGCGCTCGGCCTCGAGCATAATTTCCACTAAAACTGAGGCCAAACAAAATGAAAACCCTTAATTATACCATTAATGTGATCTTCAGGAAGGAAGAGGGCGGTGACAGAGGTCCTGATGAGGACCTCAcctctcctcttcttcctcccgtCGGGTtgagactctccacgggggcccgCTGGAGATAAACTCCTAAGAGGATTAGAAACACCGAGAAATTACCACAAGCCGATTCCCAGAAGGAGACTCGCCCTTACTCGATTCTTCTCATCTGTTTCTTATTTTGACCAGTCCACGAGACGTTTTCTTTTGTCGACTGGAGAGGGTCTTTGGGTGTACACATGTTCTGTTTCGCCCCGTGTCTCTCCCTCCCAcgttcccatctctctctctctctctctctctctctctctctctctctttctctctctctctctctctctctctctctctctctctctctctctctctctttctctctctctctctctctctctctctctctctctctctctctctctctctctctctcgttacccGATTTCGGATGCTTACCAAAATCTCGTTCATTATTCGCAGATTAGTGTAGTGTTATCCGGCTGAGCTTGTACGGTAAACACTGTTGATATTACCAAGGCTATACCCAAGCCTCGAATAACCCAAGAAGTCTCCTGACCCTTCTCAAGGATATTGTGGAACAATGTCAAAAATAAATAAGGCAGGAAAGTGTTCTGAAAGCCAAAGAAAGTTGTCAGAGGGGGGgactggtctggggtacgggactgACATAGGCTAGACGGGGGTCGCCAGAACTCAAGAGGGAACAGGGTGCCACAGCACAGTGCCACTGAACCCCACTACTGATTTTGGCACTGCCCGCCAGCTTCGCGTGGCTAAATATGATAAAACTATGTATGGAGATTTTGATTTTTATCTTATAGCAATACAAACAATTATGCATTGATCTCAGGACATTTTACATAAGTTTTGTAATCACCACAATAACCTATATAGCAGCAGAAACCAGACGATCCCTCCACAGCTTCAGAGGCTTTCTCAAGTCCTGCCTGTTTCTTAAAGTCAGTAGGAAACTATTATATTTCATAATATTTCACACCACTGGGATCCTCTCACCAGTAGACCACCTTCACACCACTGGGATCCTCTCACCAGTAGACCACCTTCACACCAATGGGATCCTCTCACCAGTAGACCACCTTCACACCACTGGGATCCTCTCACCAGTAGACCACCTTCACACCAATGGGATCCTCTCACCAGTAGACCACCTTCACACCACTGGGATCCTCTCACCAGTAGACCACCTTCACACCAATGGGATCCTCTCACCAGTAGACCACCTTCACACCACTGGGATCCTCTCACCAGTAGACCGCCTTCACACCAATGGGATCCTCTCACCAGTAGACCACCTTCACACCACTGGGATCCTCTCACCAGTAGACCGCCTTCACACCAATGGGATCCTCTCACCAGTAGACCACCTTCACACCACTGGGATCCTCTCACCAGTAGACCACCTTCACACCAATGGGATCCTCTCACCAGTAGACCACCTTCACACCACTGGGATCCTCTCACCAGTAGACCACCTTCACACCAATGGGATCCTCTCACCAGTAGACCACCTTCACACCACTGGGATCCTCTCACCAGTAGACCGCCTTCACACCAATGGAATCCTCTCACCAGTAGACCACCTTCACGCCACTGGGATCCTCTCACCAGTAGACCACCTTCACACCACTGGGATCCTCTCACCAGTAGACCACCTTCACACCACTGGGATCCTCTCACCAGTAGACCACCTTCACACCAATGGGATCCTCTCACCAGTAGACCACCTTCACACCACTGGGATCCTCTCACCAGTAGACCACCTTCACACCACTGGGATCCTCTCACCAGTAGACCACCTTCACACCACTGGGATCCCCTCACCAGTAGACCACCTTCACACCAATGGGATCCTCTCACCAGTAGACCACCTTCACACCACTGGGATCCTCTCACCAGTAGACCACCTTCACACCACTGGGATCCCCTCACCAGTAGACCACCTTCACACCACTGGGATCCTCTCACCAGTAGACCACCTTCACACCACTGGGATCCTCTCACCAGTAGACCACCTTCACACCACTGGGATCCTCTCACCAGTAGACCACCTTCACACCACTGGGATCCTCTCACCAGTAGACCACCTTCACACCACTGGGATCCTCTCACCAGTAGACCACCTTCACACCACTGGGATCCTCTCACCAGTAGACCACcttcacaacaatgggaaaccgaAGAGGGAGATTCTATAACGTTATATTCCCCACCTACTAGTTAGCATTGATGTACTTTGTGCATTTTATTGATTTAACTGATGTTCGGATTCTTGTAGTATCTGTTGTGGATGGAGGAGGCTTCCACAACTTCATCTTTTGTGCATTCCGCTTGCCAGCCACCAGCACAGGGTACCAGTGTTTCCTTACATTTAATAGACTCATTCGCCTTTCCAGTTCCtaccaaggttatcttgaggttatcttgagatgatttcgaggctttagtgtcccccgcggcccggtcctcgaccaggcctccacccccaggaagcagcccgtgacagttgactaacacccaggtacctattttactgctaggtaacaggggcatagggtgaaagaaactttgcctattgtttctcgccggcgcctgggatcgaacccaggaccacaggatcacaagtccagcgtgctgtccactcggccgaccggctccctaaggtaCTTAATACTCCTCGCTGTTGTCATGGGGTGCCAGGCTGGGAGGGAGGGCGGGGGGAGTCCTGGCCACGTCAGAGGTAAACAGTAATCCCACTAATATATGTCCTTACGAGTTTGTTGTTCACTTTAGGTGTATTATCTTCCACTACTATTAttcacaaaataaaatgcaaaatgTGTGAGTTTTGCAGAATGGTGTAAGGAAGGCAGTCAATAGCAGATTCCGCTTCATAGGATGGAATTTCCATTTTGTCATGTATACAGCTTGTGATATTCCTTTTAACATCCCTCCCTCGACTTCcaccc
This DNA window, taken from Procambarus clarkii isolate CNS0578487 chromosome 40, FALCON_Pclarkii_2.0, whole genome shotgun sequence, encodes the following:
- the LOC123758070 gene encoding uncharacterized protein; the protein is MVKQGRENESQTTRTRAESVPEVRGEKESRVRKSRRDVRQRVPGVKERVPGVKERVPGVKERVPGVKERVPGVKERVPGVKERVPGVKERVPGVKERVPGVKERVPGVKERVPGVRKK